A single region of the Actinoplanes sp. SE50/110 genome encodes:
- the mraZ gene encoding division/cell wall cluster transcriptional repressor MraZ translates to MFLGTHTPRLDEKGRLILPAKFRDELAGGVVITKGQERCLYVFPMPEFQRIAGQLREAPVTNKAARAYSRVFFASAHDEVPDKQGRVTIPTHLREYASLGRDLVVIGASTRVEIWDRQSWDDYLSASEEDFADIQEGVLPGGL, encoded by the coding sequence ATGTTCCTCGGCACGCACACCCCTCGGCTGGACGAGAAGGGCCGGCTGATCCTCCCGGCGAAGTTCCGCGACGAGCTGGCGGGAGGTGTCGTGATCACGAAAGGGCAGGAGCGCTGTCTGTACGTGTTCCCGATGCCGGAGTTCCAGCGGATCGCCGGCCAGCTGCGTGAGGCGCCGGTGACGAACAAGGCCGCCCGGGCTTACAGCCGGGTGTTCTTCGCCAGCGCGCACGACGAGGTCCCCGACAAACAGGGCCGGGTCACCATCCCCACGCATCTGCGGGAGTACGCGAGTCTCGGCCGGGATCTCGTGGTGATCGGGGCCAGCACCAGGGTCGAGATCTGGGACCGGCAGTCCTGGGACGACTACCTCTCGGCGAGCGAGGAAGACTTCGCCGACATCCAGGAGGGGGTGCTGCCCGGCGGACTGTAG
- a CDS encoding C40 family peptidase, translating to MSGAGTAALSLGLCLCAGQLIGASPAVAAEATPVTTAANTVRAVAPAAAKTLVQPRLTTTTTARRITAGSVLKVTAKVINPKTGKIAKGTIRLQGYRGGKWQTWATKSSTGAVTFTTGPKSSIYIRTLFTGTGYAQTSSSRMLITVRANGGARVLAEAKKHVGALYKFAAAGPKRFDCSGFTLYVYKVAAGRSLPHKADAQQRYGSAVSKSQAQPGDLIIFRSGSYGYHAGIYAGGGYMYDSPHTGARVGKHKMYGSNYVVRRIA from the coding sequence ATGTCCGGCGCCGGTACCGCAGCACTCTCCCTGGGGCTCTGCCTCTGCGCCGGCCAGCTGATCGGCGCGTCGCCCGCCGTAGCAGCCGAGGCGACGCCGGTCACCACCGCCGCGAACACCGTCCGGGCAGTCGCGCCGGCCGCCGCCAAAACCCTCGTGCAGCCCAGGCTGACCACCACGACCACCGCTCGCCGGATCACCGCGGGATCCGTCCTCAAGGTCACCGCCAAGGTGATCAACCCGAAGACCGGCAAGATCGCCAAGGGCACCATCCGCCTGCAGGGCTACCGCGGCGGCAAGTGGCAGACGTGGGCCACCAAGAGCAGCACCGGCGCGGTCACCTTCACCACCGGGCCCAAGTCGTCGATCTACATCCGGACCCTGTTCACCGGCACCGGCTACGCGCAGACCTCCAGCTCACGCATGCTGATCACGGTCCGCGCCAACGGCGGCGCACGGGTCCTGGCCGAAGCCAAGAAGCACGTCGGCGCCCTGTACAAGTTCGCCGCCGCCGGACCGAAACGGTTCGACTGCTCCGGCTTCACCCTCTACGTCTACAAGGTCGCGGCCGGCAGGAGCCTGCCGCACAAGGCTGACGCCCAGCAGCGCTACGGCAGCGCGGTGAGCAAGAGCCAGGCCCAGCCCGGCGATCTGATCATCTTCCGGTCCGGGTCGTACGGCTACCACGCCGGGATCTACGCCGGCGGCGGCTACATGTACGACTCGCCGCACACCGGGGCCCGGGTCGGCAAGCACAAGATGTACGGCAGCAACTACGTCGTACGCCGCATCGCCTGA
- the rsmH gene encoding 16S rRNA (cytosine(1402)-N(4))-methyltransferase RsmH encodes MGVDMGEPRGAHVPVLLERCLELLGPALARPGAVHVDFTLGLGGHAEAVLERFPEAVLIGLDRDTEALAHSRHRLARFAERIHLVHAVYHELPRVLDELDIPAIDSGLFDLGVSSLQLDEADRGFAYAQDAPLDMRMDQSRGITAEEVVNTYEPGELVRILRQYGEEKFAPRVVSAIVRERQKARIVSTARLAELIKDAIPAAARRTGGNPAKRSFQALRIEVNGELDVLESAIPAALDVLSPGGRLVVMSYQSLEDRIVKRALTARARSTGPIDLPVELPGTGPTLRLLTRGSELPSEAEVAENPRAASVKLRAVERIELGKTANQPGGAGRERPRMVAEHGGQGRRRPGLNQEGEGKA; translated from the coding sequence ATGGGGGTCGACATGGGGGAGCCGCGCGGCGCGCACGTTCCGGTGCTGCTGGAACGCTGCCTCGAGCTGCTCGGTCCGGCTCTGGCCCGGCCCGGCGCGGTGCACGTCGACTTCACGCTGGGTCTGGGCGGGCACGCCGAGGCGGTGCTGGAGCGGTTCCCGGAGGCGGTCCTGATCGGACTCGACCGGGACACCGAGGCGCTCGCCCACTCGCGGCACCGGCTGGCCCGGTTCGCCGAGCGGATCCATCTGGTGCACGCGGTCTACCACGAGCTGCCCCGGGTGCTCGACGAGCTCGACATCCCGGCGATCGACAGCGGACTCTTCGACCTGGGCGTGTCCTCGCTGCAGCTGGACGAGGCGGACCGCGGTTTCGCGTACGCGCAGGACGCCCCGCTGGACATGCGGATGGACCAGTCGCGGGGGATCACCGCCGAAGAGGTCGTCAACACGTACGAGCCGGGCGAGCTGGTGCGGATCCTTCGGCAGTACGGCGAGGAGAAGTTCGCGCCACGGGTGGTCAGCGCGATCGTGCGGGAGCGGCAGAAGGCGCGGATCGTCTCCACGGCCCGGCTGGCGGAGCTGATCAAAGACGCTATCCCGGCCGCCGCGCGGCGAACGGGTGGAAATCCCGCGAAAAGGTCATTCCAAGCACTACGCATTGAGGTCAACGGCGAGCTGGATGTGCTCGAGTCCGCGATTCCCGCGGCTTTGGACGTCTTGTCGCCCGGCGGGCGACTTGTGGTGATGAGTTATCAATCTCTGGAGGACCGGATCGTCAAGCGGGCGCTCACCGCGAGAGCGCGCAGCACCGGGCCGATCGACCTGCCGGTCGAGCTGCCCGGGACGGGTCCGACGCTGCGGCTGCTGACCAGGGGGTCGGAGTTGCCCAGCGAGGCGGAGGTGGCGGAGAACCCGCGGGCGGCTTCGGTGAAGCTGCGCGCGGTGGAACGGATCGAACTGGGTAAGACGGCGAACCAGCCGGGCGGGGCCGGCCGCGAACGGCCCCGGATGGTCGCCGAGCACGGGGGACAAGGGCGGCGACGCCCGGGGCTGAACCAGGAGGGGGAGGGGAAAGCATGA